The Longimicrobiaceae bacterium genome has a segment encoding these proteins:
- a CDS encoding PH domain-containing protein: MTSSPERSAPAPDGGIEARLFASELRPDSSLLTYYALGSLLAGPFFWIPLIPLYFRYDTMRYRFDAEGVTMRWGILFRREISLTYARIQDIHLSSNVVERWLGLARIQVQTASGSATAEMTIEGFRDFEAVRDFLYARMRGARESGSRPEAVAGPAGGHALPAAPAALDEVAMSLREV, encoded by the coding sequence ATGACCTCCTCGCCCGAGCGCTCCGCCCCCGCCCCCGACGGAGGCATTGAAGCGCGCCTCTTCGCCTCGGAGCTGCGGCCCGACTCCAGCCTGCTGACCTACTACGCCCTGGGCTCGCTCCTGGCGGGCCCCTTCTTCTGGATCCCGCTGATCCCGCTCTACTTCCGCTACGACACCATGCGCTACCGCTTCGACGCCGAGGGCGTGACGATGCGGTGGGGGATCCTCTTCCGGCGGGAGATCAGCCTGACCTACGCGCGGATCCAGGACATCCACCTCTCCAGCAACGTGGTGGAGCGCTGGCTGGGGCTCGCGCGCATCCAGGTGCAGACGGCGAGCGGGAGCGCCACCGCGGAGATGACCATCGAGGGCTTCCGCGACTTCGAGGCGGTGCGCGACTTCCTCTACGCGCGCATGCGCGGAGCCCGCGAGTCCGGGTCCCGCCCCGAGGCGGTGGCCGGGCCCGCCGGGGGGCACGCGCTCCCCGCCGCCCCCGCGGCGCTGGACGAGGTGGCGATGTCGCTGCGGGAGGT
- a CDS encoding type II toxin-antitoxin system VapC family toxin, whose amino-acid sequence MPDLPGRILLDTHVWIWVVTGETDRMAPPAVEEIRRGAQRGRLLVSAISVWEVAMLQAKGRIGLALELEEWVRRGLAAPGVRLAELSPEVLVESTRLPGPAHGDPADRMLIATARRAGAALATRDGTILEYARGGHLAVLDVTP is encoded by the coding sequence ATGCCTGACCTCCCCGGGCGCATCCTCCTGGACACGCACGTCTGGATCTGGGTGGTCACGGGGGAGACGGACCGCATGGCGCCGCCGGCCGTGGAGGAGATCCGGCGGGGCGCGCAGCGCGGCCGGCTCCTGGTGTCCGCCATCTCGGTGTGGGAGGTGGCGATGCTCCAGGCGAAGGGGCGGATCGGGCTGGCGCTGGAGCTGGAGGAGTGGGTGCGGCGGGGGCTGGCCGCGCCGGGGGTGCGGCTGGCGGAGCTGTCGCCGGAGGTGCTGGTGGAGAGCACCCGCCTCCCCGGCCCGGCGCACGGCGACCCGGCTGACCGGATGCTGATCGCCACTGCGCGCCGCGCGGGGGCCGCGCTCGCCACGCGCGACGGGACCATCCTGGAGTACGCGCGCGGGGGGCACCTGGCCGTCCTGGACGTGACGCCCTGA
- a CDS encoding type II toxin-antitoxin system Phd/YefM family antitoxin: MDDPKPKGRTRKVREALSVPGEGEVVSAADFKTRCLQLMDRVQQERTEVVVTRYGRPVAKLVPYEPAESVSPFGALRGTVTYHGDVVAPVDEAWEADA, encoded by the coding sequence ATGGACGATCCGAAGCCGAAGGGACGTACGCGGAAGGTGCGGGAAGCCCTCTCCGTCCCCGGTGAGGGTGAGGTGGTGTCGGCGGCGGACTTCAAGACGCGCTGCCTCCAGCTCATGGACCGGGTGCAGCAGGAGCGGACGGAGGTGGTGGTGACCCGCTACGGCCGCCCCGTCGCGAAGCTGGTCCCCTACGAGCCGGCGGAGTCGGTCTCCCCGTTCGGCGCGCTGCGCGGGACCGTCACCTATCACGGCGACGTCGTCGCACCCGTGGACGAGGCCTGGGAGGCGGATGCCTGA